The Desertifilum tharense IPPAS B-1220 nucleotide sequence AAAGCCGCATCCGCCGGGTTTGAGTGGGATAGCGTTGAAGGGGTTTGGGACAAATTTGACGAAGAACTCGCCGAATTCAAACACGCCTTAGAAGCCGAAACCCCCATCGAACAAGCCTCGGAATTGGGCGATCTTCTCTTCACCCTCGTCAACATTGCCCGCTGGTACGATCTCGATCCTGCCGATGCCTTACAAGAAACCAATTATCGCTTTTTGCGCCGCTTGCAAGTTCTCGAAACCTTCGCTGATAAGCCGCTAGCCGATTATACGCTAGGGGAATTAGAGCAACTGTGGCAAAAAACCAAAGCTAGCCTCGCCCAACACAAACCTTAGCAAACTTTCTGTTCTGCCACTTACAGAAGTCTCGTCACCGCCCTACGGTTTAACAAACTTCCATAGGATCTTGTAATCCCAATAGTAATTCAGAGAATCCATAACATTGGGAAAATAGGTGCTGCTTTCCTTCATCAGCATAAAGTCATTGAGCATAAATTTTTGGGCAAAAACCAAAAATCCAGCTTGCCGGAAGGTATCAGCAATGAAGTTGAGGCTGTAGTTTTGCACTTCAAGATTCGACTCTGCCTCAATCACTTTTTTCCAGTTTGACCATAGCGGATTATCTGAATGACAACCTAATGCAGCATAGTAAACCCCTTGCGATTGAAGGCAATCAAACATTTCTTGAGCATGGCGTTTCAAGTCTTGAACTAAATACAAAACTTCGTGACTAAATGCAACCTGAATTTCTGATTTAAAGGGTTCTAAATCATTACGCGCTTCATAATGAATCGGCAGATCTTTCTTATTATTATTGGCAATTTCAATGGCCTGTCTAGCCACATCAACCCCAATGCCTTTCTGAAAGGGTTTTTGCTGATATAAAACCCGCAAAAATCCACCTTGATTGCAGCCCACATCAAGCACTGTCTTCCCTTCTAGGCTTTTTTCGGATATGCGATCGATCATCACTTGCCACAAGGGATAATGATCGTCAAACATGGAATTCTCTTCTTGGGAATTGGTTAGCCAAGTCTCAACAATTTTACTGGTCATTATTTAATCTCACTGTTGGCGCACGCCCGATCGTTCATTTCGTAATAGAGGTTTTGGAAATCTAGCAATTTTGCAGCGATTCAGACATTAAAGCCTATCATTTTAAGTTTCCGATCGGAATGCCCCGTGGGGGGATATTTGCTGAACAATCGGCGTTAATGAAGTTAGATTGCAAGAAAATTATTAAGTAAATATAAAACTTTGGTTTTCCCTGGTTAGAGTGCGTAAGAATCATTCCCATTGGCGATTTGATATTAGCTATCCCTTCCATTAATCACGTGAGGATATGAGCTTTTTAGGAAAGGTTTTATTACCGCTTGCCATCGGAGCCTTAGTGGTGTTGCCCGGTTGCGCGCGTCCGCAGGCATCCTCTAATCGACAAGCGGATCTAGTTTTTTCCTGGTCGCAGGATGTTGGCCCCCTCAATCCTCATCTGTATGGCCCTAGCCAAATGTTTGCTCAAGATATGATTTTTGAGCCATTGGTGAGCTATGGGCGAGGGGGGGAAATTCTGCCTGCTTTAGCTGAAAGTTGGGAGGTGTCACCAGATGGCAGACTCATCACCTTTCAATTGCGGCAAGGGGTACAGTTTTCAGATGGAGAACCCTTTAATGCTGAAGCTGCCAAGCTCAACTTCGATCAAGTCCTAGCCAACACTGGGGCGCATGAGTGGTTAGAACTGATCCAGCAGATCGATCGCGTCGAAGCCGAAGGGGACTATACGCTGAGGTTGTATCTCAAAAATCCCTACTATCCGGCTCTCCAGGAGTTGGCGTTAATTCGTCCGGTGCGGTTCCTCTCGCCTGCGGCTTTCCCCGATTCGGGTACCACGGCGGATGGCATCAAGCAACCGATTGGCACAGGGCCGTGGGTGTTGGCAGAATATCGTAAAGATGATGTTGCGGTGTTTCGACGCAATGAAAATTACTGGGGCGAACGGCCCGATCTCGAACAGGTCATCGTGCGGATCATTCCTGACGGAGAAACGCGGGTTATTGCCTTTGAAAGCGGAGAACTAGATTTAATCTATGGCAATGGTGTGATTAGCCTGGACGCTTTTCAACAGTTGCAGCAATCTGGGCGTTTCCAGGCGGAAATCTCACAACCGTTGAGTACCAGAGCGATCGCGATTCATTCCGGTCGAGGTCCAACCCAAGAATTAGCCGTGCGTCGGGCGATTCAACATAGCTTCAACAAAGATGCCGTGATTGAAGCCATTTTCTATAACACTGAGCGACGCGCCGATACTTACTTTTCCGATGAGGTTCCCTATGCCAACATTGGACTAGAGCCATATAACTACAATGTAGAACAAGCCAATGCCCTTTTAGAGGAAGCCGGGTGGACGTTACCCGCAGGCGGTGCAATTCGTCAAAAGAATGGACAGCCCCTTGTTCTAGAGCTATCTTTTAATGCGCTCAATAATATTGATAAGGCGATCGCAGAAGCACTACAGGCAGATTTGAGACGAGTAGGCATCGATCTACGGTTGCTTGGCGAAGAACAGCAATCATGGCTTGAGCGCCAGAGTAATGGTGAATTTCACCTGATTTTTAACGACACCTGGGGGCCGCCCTATGAACCTCACGCGATGGTGTCATCCATGCGGAAGCCTTCCCACGCGGACTATGAAGCGCAGTCTGGATTGCCGATGAAGGCAGAGATCGATCGGAAAATTGCTCTGGTGCTGATCTCCACAGATGAAACCACCCGCCAGCAGTTGTACCGCGACCTGCTCACCACCTTACACGAGCAGGCGGTCTATCTCCCCATTTCCTACTCCACCAATCTTGCA carries:
- a CDS encoding bifunctional 2-polyprenyl-6-hydroxyphenol methylase/3-demethylubiquinol 3-O-methyltransferase UbiG, with protein sequence MTSKIVETWLTNSQEENSMFDDHYPLWQVMIDRISEKSLEGKTVLDVGCNQGGFLRVLYQQKPFQKGIGVDVARQAIEIANNNKKDLPIHYEARNDLEPFKSEIQVAFSHEVLYLVQDLKRHAQEMFDCLQSQGVYYAALGCHSDNPLWSNWKKVIEAESNLEVQNYSLNFIADTFRQAGFLVFAQKFMLNDFMLMKESSTYFPNVMDSLNYYWDYKILWKFVKP
- the nikA gene encoding nickel ABC transporter substrate-binding protein; amino-acid sequence: MSFLGKVLLPLAIGALVVLPGCARPQASSNRQADLVFSWSQDVGPLNPHLYGPSQMFAQDMIFEPLVSYGRGGEILPALAESWEVSPDGRLITFQLRQGVQFSDGEPFNAEAAKLNFDQVLANTGAHEWLELIQQIDRVEAEGDYTLRLYLKNPYYPALQELALIRPVRFLSPAAFPDSGTTADGIKQPIGTGPWVLAEYRKDDVAVFRRNENYWGERPDLEQVIVRIIPDGETRVIAFESGELDLIYGNGVISLDAFQQLQQSGRFQAEISQPLSTRAIAIHSGRGPTQELAVRRAIQHSFNKDAVIEAIFYNTERRADTYFSDEVPYANIGLEPYNYNVEQANALLEEAGWTLPAGGAIRQKNGQPLVLELSFNALNNIDKAIAEALQADLRRVGIDLRLLGEEQQSWLERQSNGEFHLIFNDTWGPPYEPHAMVSSMRKPSHADYEAQSGLPMKAEIDRKIALVLISTDETTRQQLYRDLLTTLHEQAVYLPISYSTNLAVFRETINGFEFASQANQIPFKQLTKTPKSNR